The Haliotis asinina isolate JCU_RB_2024 chromosome 2, JCU_Hal_asi_v2, whole genome shotgun sequence genomic interval GTGAAGACATCTTAACAATCGATTACAAATAAAAACCTATCCAGTCTAGCTTCATCAAATTACTCATCATTAAATCAAGTAAACAAATCTTGATTACCATGCCCTATTTTGTCAAATCAAATGACGTAATGACAATAAATAACATGTCCTACAGTACcacaaaaataaatatgaaaaactaACATCTAACACTACTGCTCTGTGtcatattaaaaacattttagaACAAGACTGCCTTAAAACTGTTGTCACTGTGAATTTCTAGACCAATAATTCTCTTTATTTTTCCTTCAACACAGTGGAATGAAAAAAAGAGACAGTTTTAACACCATTTATTAACTGCTGCCGGAATGACCCCAAGGAATCCTGGTCATACAagtgattacctcccttggtttaGAAAGCAAATTGAGATCAAATGTATTCATTTTGGGAGTAACAATGACATTGAAATAAGGAATGGGGATTTGATGAtaagaaatgaaataaaataacaaaacagcCATGAGTAACACCCTAAAATATTCAAAGTATGTTATCTATGCCAGGATCCATAGCAATGATAGCTGCCAATTCTACTTCCACAATTTCTCAAGGAACTCAACTAAAACATCAACAAATGATCAGGATCTCATCCCTAAAACagatacaaaaaaaaaacagttatgATAATGAAGAATGTTGATTGTAGAACTGTCAGGGGTGAATTATCTAAAATTATTTGTAGGCAATCACTTGTAGATACAACATTCAACATACAGAAgaatacaaacacagttttcataacaaacacaaataaaacCCAGGCAATGATGTGGAATGGCATTTAAATGCCACTATGAGAGAAACAAAaaagatgaaaatgaaaatatcatatGGCTTGTGTGATACTGAATAATGATACGATTCTAGTGACTGAATTgtgtataaaaatacaaatatgagaATGTACATGATTTGTATCCATGTACGTTGACCTTGATACAGTATGTACATCTTGTAATAATAACCTGTCCTGTGATTCAAGTGCACAAAAAGACACATTGTTATTGCCACTAATTTGTGGGAGATGTTCCCTTCGTCTTGTAATCAATTTGGGATTATCTATAGTTGACTAAAACAGCAACAACATTTGACATGTTACTTAATTCACAGGACAGTATGAGTACTATTTGTTTTCTTCAGGACTATCAGCTTCCTAGAGGCTGGGACTGCTGGTTGTGTATTAATACTCATCTTCATTTAAGCGGACGACCTTCAGCCAAATTCAAGGTCAACAAAGGTATGGATTTTTCCTTCTCAATACCAAGCAAATAAAATCAACATAGCACAAATGATTCTATGGCACCACCTTGTCAAAGGACATTAGTCAGGTAATCCAGCTGGATCACTGGTTGTAACCAGTTTGCATGTATACCTATGAAGTTTTGTGAAATATCCTTTCAATGAGAGCTTAATTGATACAAAAGCTGTATGCACATTTACCCTTCAGCATCTCCGTTCACGTTACGCATCGTTCAGCCATATAAAATTAACAGATCCGtgtcataaaacataaaatctCTCTATCATGCTGGCATGCCGGCCatgctgtcatctttgtcaTAGCACAAAAAACTGCCAGCTTTCAACACCTCTGTAGCATGGTTCCAGGGACTTATCCACGAGCATTGTTTGCCTCTTTCATAGATTCCTAATGGTGCAATGCACTTACTTTAAGTTTTTCACCATTTGGaataaaatatgcacatgacaCAAGTCAGGTCACATCAGTGTTCCTTTTCTCTTAAGTCACATGCAGTACCCCCTGGTGAAAATGTTTGCGTTGCAGCAGCAACTGTATCAGGAGTTACAGATGCCTTATTGTGACCTTTGAACACATTTTGTGTTCCATTAAGTCTGAACACAGTAGCAGCACGCACATTAAATGCATAGTGATGGATTCATGGCTACACTAAGTCTTAGATATACACGGCATCAGCTGTTCGTTTGTTGCGGCTGGGTACGATGGGTTGGACTGGGCTAGAGATTCCTTCTGACCAGTCTGAGTGAGCAGAGTGGGGTGAGGAGCTTGACCACTGGCCTGGGGAGTCAGGAGATGGGGTTGGGAAGTGGTCAGGCAGAAAGGTGGACATCTGATGTTGGGGAGGGGAGTCAGAACTCATCTGACTGTGATGCGAAGGTGGGGTAGGGAATGGCTCAATGTTCATTGTGTTGTATGCTGGatattgttgttgctgctgttgctgttgctgctgctgctgttgttgttgttgctgttgctgctgctgctgctgagtGTTGGAGTACTTTGGACAAACATCTGATCCAGGGTATATAGCTGAGATGGCATGATGGCCGTCATTTGATGGGAACGTGTACTCAGTTCCACCTTGATTCCTGCCCATGGCATTGGATTGGACCCTGTTCTGCTGGGCATGTTGCTGCATGGCTTGTATGTGACGAGGAGACGTTGGAAGATTTTTAGGTTTAATGGGCGATGGTATTCCATGAGCAATGGGGCTGCCACCAGGCTGTGTGTTGGGCGTGGAGTTTGTGGATGGTATTTGATGAGGCTGCGCATGATGAGGATCCAGCCAGCCCAAATCCTGGTCCATAGCTGCACTAGATCTATAATGATTAGTCATTACAGTCATGTCACTGACGTTCAGTGGCTGCTGCAGGGTCCCCATCTGACCATCATCTAATGAATGAATGTGTGGCTGAGGCATAGCCACCACTGTGTTCTCATAACGTGGCGACGTCAAGTCGTAACTTTGTGGTGACTGAGAAGAATCCAATGAAGTGCCAGGTGACACAGTCCCAACTGAAGACGACTCGTTGGAGGTGGAGGTGGACTTTTTCTTCCGAGACTTGGACTTCTGTCCCTGTGCCAAGCCATTTGGTTTGCCTGCCTGAGGAGACATGGGTCCATGGGACTTGGCATTCTTTCGACCTTTCTGTTTGCCAGGTTTTCCACTTATGTGCGGCATAAATGAAATGGATGGAGATGGCACACCGCCATTTGCTAAATGAACACCTGCAGTAGGACTGTTTACTTTATATTCCTCTAACAGTTGCACAATGTCATGGTGTCTGCGCTCATAAGCAACATGGCTGGGTAGTCGATCCATATGATCAGTGATATCCCTGTTAGCAAAGTGATCCAGGAGGATTTGAGCTGTCTCGTAGCTTCCCTCTCTAGCTGCCAGGAACAAGGGGGTTTCATCCTGGAACAACAGATTATGTTATTATAGTAATTTCATAGGATATCAGCATGCTAAATAGAGTGATTTCACCACTCATACATTCTCAAAGCAAAGCCTGGCAATTGTCCATAAATTGTTTcaatgtatatttaaatatttcagttgtattgTTCAGTGCACCTCATGTACAGACTTTTGGAACCTAGACTAATAATAAAAAGCTAGATGTCTATGTGGGAAAGTTGTACAATGACTGCACCTTGCTCAACTAATAATAAACACCCTACACGTCTCATTGTCAAAACTGTACCTTGTTGTCTTGGGCATCTCTGTTTGCACTATGTTGCAGCAACGTCAATGTTGCATCTCTGTTGTTCACTGCTGCTGCCCAGTGCAAAGCTGTCTTGCCATTGTTGTCGGCAGCATTTATGTCTGCATCCGCATTGATGAGGTCTTCCACCATGCCCTCGATGGCCAGACGAGCTGCCAGTATCAGTGGAGTTGTCCCATCATGCATTCGAGCATTGAGATTGGTTGATCTGTTTCTTAACAGAATCTAAAaggaaaagaacaaaaaaaaaataataatcacaAAAGAAAGAGCATCGAGCATCGAGAATTAATGGAAGCAGAGTACCATGGAATAAAAGAAACACAGGACCAGGGAATAATGGAACCAGCATTACTGAATAATGGAAACAGAGCAGGATGGAATACAGAAAGATGGTCAGATGCCATCAACACATATCAAAATTTGCTTTAAATTAGGCTGTAAAGATTCTGTTGTCTGCAACATGATTTGTATCAGcgagcagacaatacaatacaaagaaCCATTATGATCTTATCTGTTGTGGACCTGTTCAAATACATCAAAAAATGGTGAGCAGCCCATCCATACATATTAAATAATGTTCAAATAAGTAACCCAGCTAATCTAATGTCATACCATCatgcaatattttgaaaaaaggaTGACACCAAATCTTAATAACATATACTGTTATAAATTAGAACAAACACAGCTCTTCAATTATCAGTCTTCAACTATGGttaaacattttacattttaagaCATCCTTAGTGTAAAATGGGGGTCTGTGGGGGGGCATATGTGATGATGTTCATGATCTTACCTGGAACACTCCCTGGGCATCAGCAGCTACAGCAGTGTGCAGCGGTGTCCGCCCAGTGCTATCCTGGGTGTTGGGATCTGCACTGGCATCCAGCAACGTCTTGGCAGCATCAGCTCTAGCATACCTTGCTGCCAGATGTAAGGAGGTCTCACCTGTTGATGAAGTATTAGGCTTAAAGTAAACTGCCATCCTGCTGGCGAGAACTGGTTTTCTGAACTAAATTACTTGACGCAACATTTCAACCTATCAGCAATACTGCAGCTATTCACTGATGAATATGAAGTACATATGAAGGATAAGATTTACTATGGAGGCAGTACATATTGGCTTCATATCTTAGATTGGTGATACATTATAACAAGGCCATTTGCTGTAATAAAGTAGCACCAACTCACCTGTCCGATCGGTCTGAGCATTGATTGCAGCCCCTTGCATCAGCAGACTTGTGATGACATCAGCTGACCTCTCCTCGCCCTCCCCACTCTCACCAGAACCAGAGCCGCTGTCCTCATCACAACCAGTCTCCAAACCTCCACCACGGAATGATGCCAACATCAGGGGTGTGAAGCCATCTGAGTAACATTAAACAGGAACAACTGACTGAATGCTGTCTCTTACACCACAGTGAGGGTTTTTGGTTATGAAAGAATGATTAAATGTCTCTTTTGGGGCCACCGTGACAATGCATTGTTTGGCAAGGCTGTCTCTCACCTGATAGAACAACCTTGCCCTTTCATATCAACATGTGTTACAGATGGTACTGAACTGTTGCACCAAGTCTGCTTTCTGGAAACAGTGGTGATAAGTCTATAGGAGGCAGACTTACACTTTGACACTTAAGTATTTTTGTCAGAGAAAGGTAAAGTATCAACTTACCAGGTCCTCTAACATCGACATCCTTATTATCCATCAGGTCCTCCCCCTGAGGTGGTGTCAGTGCCAAGATAGACGGCTTTGGGATATTGGCTGCATCAAGATGCTGCTGTGTCCACTGACGAGTGTCACCTTGGTCAAAGTCCATGCAGGCAGCCTGGTCACTCTCTCCACAATGCCGTTCAATCTGGAGACAGATATGATTACATTACCCAGTCTCTTACGACTATCCTGCTTTCACAGCTTCAGGACCATGTTAGCAATGACAGACACAGCACTTGTATAAGACAAGCACATATTAATAATTCCATACTTGAGAGGAAAAACTGTACCATCCTTATGACTTGACTGAGCATCAACACTCTTATTCTGCatacattcaaacaatatctgtGGAGAGGAATATGGGTGAAATCAAATGTCATAGCATTAACCAGAAAGCTATAAAAACAAATTGGCACAAAATCCGCCATAATTTGGTACTATTTAACTTAGTAAAGAGAACCTATATTTCCTTTGAGTGAACAATAACATCACAGGggtagacaccagaaattggttctctcacattgtacttatgttaGGAATTGAATCTgggccttcggcatgacaatcaaacactttaaccacaaggctacctgaCAAGCCCTATTTCCAGTGAAATGAACCTTCAATATCCCACCAACACATTGAAACAGCTTACACTGCATACCTTCTGGCGCTTCCTCTGGGGCTGTTCCTCATCTTCATCCTCCCAACAGTCACTGCTTAGTGGTGGCGATGTGTGGTTCTCATTGGCATCCATCTTGTCCAGCTGGGATTGGTGTGAGCCTTTCTGGACTTCACTGAAAATCAGATATGAAGACTTACAGGAACCAATTCCTCATCTGGCAAGATAAATCACTGGAGACTCCTACAAATTACTTTGTAATTATGGTTCACAAACCAACACAAGAACTTACATCTTCAACTGCTGTCAATGACAGAATCAGATTTGCCAACAAGCACAACAATTTGCTTAATCAAGAAGCTACTTTGTAATTTGTATTTCTGGCATGACTTTATAGCTGAATATGGTGAGGATGTCTTGTGAGTCTACCAGCAGATATAGAGCTGGTCTGGTTCACATGTGAAACCCACCTCCAAATCTAATGAACCTACAACCAAGTCCAGGTACATGTCAAGAATGTTATTCATGGTTTCGTGCATACCCTTTacacatgaatatatttcatgcCAAATACATTCCCAATAATGACCAATTTTGAACTAAGGATCTCATAGCAATCTATTGTTCTTCTTTCTTTAAGTCTAACAAACACATATAACCTCTTAATAGGAGAACTTTCCCAGTCACTCCTGACTGAGATACTTTCCTAAGTTTGCCCAACCACTGcctcagcaacaaatacttCATTTAAAATTTTTTACAGAAGGTAACTTACTGCATCTCCTCTCCATCAGGGCACTTTCGATTTCGTGCACGTGGTTTAGTGGCTTCATTTCTGCGAAAGAAACCCTCAGGAAACCATGTCACTGCTCTCTCTGTTCGTCTCGAAATTACAATGATTACAGCTAGAGTGAAGAGCAGGATGGCACCACAAGCAGTGACAATGTAGATCAAAGTCATGGATGGTTTGTTTCCAGGCGCAGTGTCATCTTCAGCACTGACTAAAGCAATAGGAATGCCAACGTCACCTCCTTCCTTCAACGTTGCTGCCAGAAACTGGGCAGCAGGGTCAGCACTGCTGAAGCAGTTCTCGGGACTGATCTCATAACATTTTCGGTAGTCAATTTCCAAATACACTTTTGTCCTGAGGAAGAAAATAGAAGCACAAGGTAAAATACTTTCTTATGATGTGCTTGACATTCAGGTGACGAACAAATAataattacattatttaagCAATAGTCAGCTGAATTATTGTATCAACCTGATGCAAATTGGACACCACCAGAAAATTGATTTCTGAGAGTTTATCAGTGATTCCTTCATAACCCTTTCACTGCAGTTTTGTCCTGAAGTCTGATCGTATCTTTAATGCCCAGATTATCAAGACTATTTCTCTCTGGTGCTGGTGTTTCATGAAGGGCCTGGTTTGGCAAGCAAGGTAACAAATATGCACTAAAAATAACTAAATCGCAAACAATGGACATACCCTGTCAGCAGAGAACGCTTTTCTCTTTTGGCGTCTTGCATCTTCAACAAACGTTTAATGTATCTCTTGACACGAGTGTTGGCATCTTCCTCttcctgtttccatggaaagatCATATCCTGGCCTGCAGCATCCTTCTTTATCCGGAGTGCTGCACGCAAAATGTGACTCAAATTGCGCAGCACCATTGTTGAAATGTTGCGAAAATGTCCTGGTGACACCAAGACAATGATAACTAGCGTTCCCTGGGCCAGCTTGGGAGGGTTGTTGTCGCAGTCAAGACCATCCCACTCACAGTCAGCAGTGTTACAGCCCTGATCACAATGTCCATTGTGGTAGTTGAGGCGACAGTACTGATCATAGAATGGGTTGCATTCTTtgatgtcttcttggcagtcaaAACCATCATAGAGACAGTCTTGGTTATTACACTGTGGGTTGCAGATTCCATTCTTGAAGACCTTCCAGCAGTAGACACCATCCCTTGCCTTTGTGCAATTTACCCAGGGCTTCATCCCATAAGAACATTCCTTGCCATCATaatcacatgcatgcatgttacATTCAGTCTGAAAAGAAAACCACgcttaaataaaataaagaaaCATTAAATTTCAATGGTGTTAAGTTTTTCTTAAACTACGAACTGCGGTAACAAATTTTTAAcatcaacattaaaacaatagtATTCATTCTCAATAGTAAGCATCACTAAACCTTTGTCAAAATTGGTCTTAAGTTGATGGAGTACCCTCGATATCCAGAGATCTTGAATGCTAATTCCTTTGGTGTGAAAACTTGATATTGTctaataaatcaataaaatcagaTTACCAGAGACAAAAAAATTGATGTTTAGACACATGACATGGCCAGCTTGCTACTCACATCACACTGTCCATTGTTGGCCTTGTCGGGACAACCCAGCTCCAAGCAGCGCCGCCATGGCTCGTCAATGACTGGGGTTGTTTCTTCAGGCATGTAGTACTCACATCTGCTTCCAGTGTAGTGCCGAGGGCACTGGCATCGGTAGAAACctacagcaacatcacagtttAACAAATACTGTTAAACTTACAGTTCAAATCAGTTTGACACTTCCAGCAAAGAGATCTGTTTGTGGCTGCtatcagttagtatgatgtagATATAGGAGCCTAGGGAACTTGGTAAGCGGGCAACAGCCCATGTGTTCTGATTAAAATCAATTGATACTGATACTAAATGATATGTTCAAAGCTGTTGACTAAATTATGCACTCTGCATAAGTAAATACCATTGGACATACAGTGGAGTGAAATTTTATAAGCAACTGTTCTTATGACTAATAAATTCATCTTCACTTATAAATAGATTTTCACTTGATCAGACATCCATTGAAACCCACACTTGTCAAAAGTGGTTAGTCACGGGAACAGGTGGTCTGGACTGATTACTTTGTTGTGAAATGTCATCAAACTCATCAATGTTCAGATCAATGCACATGATACCATGATATCACTACAGATTTGTGTTAACAGACTGCTGTCACACAGCAGGAACACTGCACAGTgtgatattaaacaaatatgtatcTAAAACCATCGGATCTGCTGCTTGTTATCACAACATTCCCAGATGTATCCTAGCACAATCAGGTGTATTGGAGAGCAGTACTGACCTATATCTTCATGACAGATTCCACCATTGAAGCAAGGGTTTGACTGGCACTCCAGTAAAATGTCTTCCTCACATTTGGGGCCACTTGCTCCTGGAGGGCAGGTACAAGTGTAGCCAGTTGGGGTGGGTTTGCAGGTGGCACCATTTAGACAGGGGGAACTGTCACAGGCAGATGATGTCATCTCACAGTAGTTACCTGTGAAACCCTGGAAAATAACCATGGAGAGCACATAGAATAAGGATACTTCAGAATATAGAACATTACTTTGCACcttttatttacagacaatgtaaatgtgacagacaatgtgTGTGAGGGCTGCTTACATCTCGGCAATCACATCGGATGGTTCCTCCACTGACTTGGGAACAGCTTCCGCCATTCTGACACGGATGTTGATGACAGGTGATGGGCTGGTCACAACGCTGACCTGACCAGCCATGTTTGCAGTCACATCTGAAGCTGTTGTTCAGCTGGACACAATCCTGAGTGCCAGTATCATAACAGGGATTGGACAGACACTCATTGACATCCCCTTCGCACTTGGTTCCAACAAATCCTGGCGGACATATACACTTATAGGTGCCGATCTCATCTTTGCATGTTCCGCCGTTGTGGCAAGTGTTGGGTAAACAATTAACTTCATCAATTTCACAGAGGAAACCAAGAGTTCCTGGAGGACATGAGCAGTGAAAGTCACCCACTGCATCATGACATGTGCCGCCATTCACACATGGATTGGTTGCACAGTCATCAATGTTGAATTCACAGTTCTGACCCTGGAAGCCATTGGCACAGCGGCAGGTGTACCTTCCAACTAGGTCCTCACAGGTGGCTCCATTCTGGCAGGGTTGAGAGGCGCACTCGTTCAACTCTACCTCGCAATAACTGCCTGTATACCCAGTCTGACATCTGCAAGTATGGTAGTTGTCAGTGTCATGACAAGTCCCTCCATTGTGACACAGCTTGTCACGAGTAGTACCTATAAATAGAAACAAAAGACCTATAAGCTGACAGGTCCTTATATCTGATTTGTTACACAAATAGGTTTCTTTTCAAAATACTGTTAAAATAGTGCCAATGTGAAATTACTgaaggggacacaactctctTTTTTGTAAAACTACCTCCCTCCACAAAGTTCTACCTTTATCATGTTGTGATAATTAAGTTTGGAAGGTAATTCCATCAGCTGGCTTTCCATAATCTCTGAAAATTATGATATGCTATACTGAAGGATGAAAGTCAAAATCCATCAGTTGTGTGCTGACCTCTTTGTTGGGCTGCTGTATCACAGGAAACTTCTGACACATCACAGTGGGCTCCCTTCCAGCCAAGGGGACAGACACACTTGTACTGATTGGCTTGCTGTACGCAGTTGCCATTATTCTTACAAGGGCTCTGACTACACCAGTCCAGGAATTCCTGAAAGAATATCAACTATGAAGCAATGACTTTCCAAAAGTAACAcatataatgatatattttcatttttacacaCACTAGGTTATCAGTGACTTAAGAAGTTTGTTAGAACAAATCATCTTTACCTCACACCTAGGCCCAGTAAAGCCATAGGGGCAGTAGCAAGCAAAGTCCCCATCAACATTGTTGCAGGTGGCTGCGTTAAGACAAGGATTGGAATCACAGGGGTTGATGTGCTGCTGGCAGTTGGATCCCGTGTATCCTGGGGCACACAGGCACTGATAGTGGTTCACCTTGTCCACACAGGTACCTCCATACAAACAAGACCtgcaacatatacatgtacgtaCACTAAAAAATGAAAGACATGAAATGTCTTCTAATGTAACAGTTCTAATTTTACCCAGGACATCAGTTCACATGGACAGAATTTCAAGAGGATAATAAATATTCTGTTACCATAATAGGCTGTTGAAATATGATTATCATACCTAGAAATTGTTATCCAAGAATGTTTCATATCAAACTCATACATCAAGACAAGTTGGCAAAAGTTCAAAACTCCAAGGCATGGCCGTGTCTAACCTGAACGACTTTGAAGGAGTCAATAAGTGTCCGAGATTAATTtttgtgccacttttagcaacattccagcaatatcacaacgagggacaccagatataggcttcacacattgtctccatgttgggaatcgaacaaaTGTTTTTGGCATGACATATGAACATTTAACCACTGAGGTTACTGAGATGCTTACGTTGCTGTACAGTCATTGTCGTTGTTCTGACAATGGATGCCACTGAAACCAGGTTGACATGTACAAGTGTAGGAGTTGACATAGTCAGTACATGTTCCTCCATTCAGACAAGGCATAGAAGCACATTCGTTGATGTCATCCTTGCAGTGGTGGCCACCAAAGCCTTGCACGCACACACAGGTGTAGTTGTTGATGCCATCAATACATGTTCCTCCATTGTAGCAGGGATCTGTaattacacaaatacacatgaCATAAAACACCCATGCAACAGAATCAGTCATGCATCCACCAAACAGATTCAATAAGCAGGGTTTATGTGACATGCAAATGTGCATCAACCATACGTAAATATTGAGAATGGACGCAAAAAAAATTCACTGTATCCAGAGGGATACGCAATATTATTCCCTGTACCTACTACACATCTATGACTTTGCTGAGTGTTTGGCTGTTTCTTTCAGAGCAGTTACATGCACCATTTTACCCATcagtccacatgatcaatgattcatCTCAGGATTTTAAGATATTATCAAAACATACAGTTCTGTACAACATTACTTCACAGGGCACTCATATTGCCTGCAAGGATGCTTAAAACTAATGATCAGAGGTCCCCGTGAGCCCCATGTTTGTGAGTTTAGGTTAAACCCTGTGGCAAGATAGGTATGAATATCAGTGATGACATCATGTGTGCACCAAAAGTGAAAAGCCTTCTTTATATCTCACtatatatcatgtttttgtcatgtatttGTCAGCACACTTTAAGATTAGTGTACATGTGGTTGATAATCAAATATACTTGGCATCAGGGTATAATATGACACAATGAACAAGGTCACATGATATAGCCTCCCGATCCTCATTTGTCAGCAACAAGCACAGGGTATCAAGGATGCCATTCCACTTCAGATCATTTAAAAGAAGACTACATTTGTTTTAAGAACAAGAGGAACTGTACTCACTCAAAGGTTTGCAGTCATCAGGGTTAAGATCACACTGTTCCCCTTCATACCCAGGGGGACAGTGACAGATGAAAGATCCATTGGTGTTCTGGCAGGTGCCCCCATTGAGGCAAGGAGGCTGTTCTGCACATTCATCTATGTCCTGGTCACAGCGACGGCCTGTTAATACAACAGTAAACAATTTTCCAATGAGCTACCTCCATGGCAATACAGTTGCACAACACGCTGTGACAAATCTCTGTCACTATTTGACAACGACCCAAAAATCAGGGACCCACAACAAAGTCTAACATCTAccactatgagtgagtgagtttagcttcacactgcactaagcaat includes:
- the LOC137273682 gene encoding neurogenic locus Notch protein-like isoform X2 — encoded protein: MLRTAKGIVAALLLVLAVISVPLVKGFPSCHPNPCKNQAQCIVISSDHSVCKCPDDYVGEFCQDLNPCRRNLCMHNSTCIVVQRADEAPRGVCKCKIGYQGTICEMIDSNSACVSSPCQNGGSCSNTHSLSDFTCHCMPGYRGRYCELDDHCASMPCRNDGRCTSSSYGFTCECTRGFRGKTCMDDVDECNENSNLCLNGGRCQNTYGDYECECPERYTGRHCAERYIPCNPSPCQHGGSCTRTDELQYQCTCLAGFRGRNCQINVDDCVNNLCNNGSTCVDGVDSYTCHCPPTYKGKYCDIDIDECLEQPSICRNGATCMNQAGGYQCICVNGWNGTDCGENIDDCKESPCYNGGTCRDRVGYFFCECPKGKTGLRCHLEDACESSPCHAGASCETSPIDGNHKCTCKRGWKGTFCDKDINECEESYEGPCEHGSTCENTPGSFKCICQTGFSGQYCEVNLNECASNPCQNDGTCLDMNGEYKCICMPGYAGDNCERDIDECASRPCQNEGLCEDRENSFKCTCLPGFQGHTCSININECESDPCLNGATCNDGRDSYSCTCLPGFRGDHCEENINDCANVNCTYGKCIDGRETYHCQCIGGYTGTHCEYEINECDSNPCKFGATCNDLRNSYECQCQMGTSGLNCEKNNDECASNPCRNDANCIDGINSYTCHCKPGFTGKHCERDINECESNPCSNGGICKDEENGFLCDCPPGYYDALCLSDVNECASNPCLHGGQCIDGVNRFDCRCPQGYGGFNCESNINECLSNPCQHGGACIDYLNGYTCECRPGWSGTNCETNINDCISNPCVHGRCVDQNDNYFCHCEVPYTGKNCDVEMNPCAAIPCRNAVQCVPTDNYQNFACTCMTGYTGRRCDQDIDECAEQPPCLNGGTCQNTNGSFICHCPPGYEGEQCDLNPDDCKPLNPCYNGGTCIDGINNYTCVCVQGFGGHHCKDDINECASMPCLNGGTCTDYVNSYTCTCQPGFSGIHCQNNDNDCTATSCLYGGTCVDKVNHYQCLCAPGYTGSNCQQHINPCDSNPCLNAATCNNVDGDFACYCPYGFTGPRCEEFLDWCSQSPCKNNGNCVQQANQYKCVCPLGWKGAHCDVSEVSCDTAAQQRGTTRDKLCHNGGTCHDTDNYHTCRCQTGYTGSYCEVELNECASQPCQNGATCEDLVGRYTCRCANGFQGQNCEFNIDDCATNPCVNGGTCHDAVGDFHCSCPPGTLGFLCEIDEVNCLPNTCHNGGTCKDEIGTYKCICPPGFVGTKCEGDVNECLSNPCYDTGTQDCVQLNNSFRCDCKHGWSGQRCDQPITCHQHPCQNGGSCSQVSGGTIRCDCRDGFTGNYCEMTSSACDSSPCLNGATCKPTPTGYTCTCPPGASGPKCEEDILLECQSNPCFNGGICHEDIGFYRCQCPRHYTGSRCEYYMPEETTPVIDEPWRRCLELGCPDKANNGQCDTECNMHACDYDGKECSYGMKPWVNCTKARDGVYCWKVFKNGICNPQCNNQDCLYDGFDCQEDIKECNPFYDQYCRLNYHNGHCDQGCNTADCEWDGLDCDNNPPKLAQGTLVIIVLVSPGHFRNISTMVLRNLSHILRAALRIKKDAAGQDMIFPWKQEEEDANTRVKRYIKRLLKMQDAKREKRSLLTGTKVYLEIDYRKCYEISPENCFSSADPAAQFLAATLKEGGDVGIPIALVSAEDDTAPGNKPSMTLIYIVTACGAILLFTLAVIIVISRRTERAVTWFPEGFFRRNEATKPRARNRKCPDGEEMHEVQKGSHQSQLDKMDANENHTSPPLSSDCWEDEDEEQPQRKRQKIERHCGESDQAACMDFDQGDTRQWTQQHLDAANIPKPSILALTPPQGEDLMDNKDVDVRGPDGFTPLMLASFRGGGLETGCDEDSGSGSGESGEGEERSADVITSLLMQGAAINAQTDRTGETSLHLAARYARADAAKTLLDASADPNTQDSTGRTPLHTAVAADAQGVFQILLRNRSTNLNARMHDGTTPLILAARLAIEGMVEDLINADADINAADNNGKTALHWAAAVNNRDATLTLLQHSANRDAQDNKDETPLFLAAREGSYETAQILLDHFANRDITDHMDRLPSHVAYERRHHDIVQLLEEYKVNSPTAGVHLANGGVPSPSISFMPHISGKPGKQKGRKNAKSHGPMSPQAGKPNGLAQGQKSKSRKKKSTSTSNESSSVGTVSPGTSLDSSQSPQSYDLTSPRYENTVVAMPQPHIHSLDDGQMGTLQQPLNVSDMTVMTNHYRSSAAMDQDLGWLDPHHAQPHQIPSTNSTPNTQPGGSPIAHGIPSPIKPKNLPTSPRHIQAMQQHAQQNRVQSNAMGRNQGGTEYTFPSNDGHHAISAIYPGSDVCPKYSNTQQQQQQQQQQQQQQQQQQQQQQQYPAYNTMNIEPFPTPPSHHSQMSSDSPPQHQMSTFLPDHFPTPSPDSPGQWSSSSPHSAHSDWSEGISSPVQPIVPSRNKRTADAVYI